From one Bacteroidota bacterium genomic stretch:
- a CDS encoding TonB-dependent receptor, which translates to MQKLVCFLILVFGVQLVSSAQTQNNPASVSGVVRDSTGQIMEGVTVSSSQGKAVVTNGAGYYKIEVDANDPIQLKFSYVGSQGQIYFVPALNPKQKYDLNVVLNLGLVLGAVQIREEKNREFASTFTLDPKPLSALPNISGNFEQILKTLPGVSSNNELSAQYNVRGGNFDENLVYVNDIEIYRPFLPRSGQQEGLSFIHTELVKNIKFSAGGFEAKYGDKMSSVLDIKYKDPKKFASSINVGLLGAQTHVEGATKNLRFTYLLGARYWTNKYVVSTLDTKGDYQPSFTDVQTLLTYHFRSNLSLSVLGSYAQNRYFLVPSDRQTTFGTVKQALQLNVYFGGADLMEYRTATGAASLVFNPTRKTQLKLIGSVFYSNENEFFTIEGAYRLSELETDQGSGNFGRAKNLLGVGYFINNARNTIEAKVINIGHRGTTNTKNNSLQWGAFVQTESINDKIKEWNYRDSAGFAQPTLVGDSAIVLPDYLRTSLALNTFRLNGYIQNTTLLQKSTNMTLTYGIRSNWWSYNNENVVSPRVQFAFEPNRRHNKQILDSNSNRKLRKNWVIRAAYGWYYQTPFYRELRGFDGVLNKNIQAQRSIHYVLGADMNFKAWNRPFKFVVEGYYKDLSNLIPYEIDNVRIRYFAENSSRGYATGIDFRVNGEFVRGTESWASLSLMNTQEIISNQVTPQGQAEAERYIPRLTNQMFQFAILFQDYFPNNPSYKVNLMLVYGSGFPFGVPDKDRYNDINDMPSYRRVDIGFTKDLISEDNKNKNSFLKRKIKYANLALEVFNILGVNNTISYTWLQDATAQTWAVPNYLTSRRLNVKLQLRF; encoded by the coding sequence ATGCAAAAGTTAGTCTGTTTTTTAATTTTAGTTTTTGGTGTTCAGTTAGTTTCCAGTGCGCAAACACAAAATAATCCTGCAAGTGTTAGTGGCGTAGTGCGCGACAGTACAGGACAAATAATGGAAGGCGTTACCGTTAGCTCATCACAAGGTAAAGCCGTTGTAACCAATGGTGCTGGTTATTACAAAATAGAGGTAGATGCCAACGACCCCATTCAACTTAAATTCTCCTATGTAGGTAGTCAGGGCCAGATTTATTTTGTACCCGCTTTAAACCCCAAACAAAAGTACGACCTCAACGTGGTTTTAAATTTAGGTTTGGTACTGGGCGCAGTGCAAATCAGAGAAGAAAAAAACAGAGAGTTTGCCAGCACATTTACTTTAGACCCTAAGCCATTAAGTGCCTTACCCAATATATCGGGTAATTTTGAGCAAATACTAAAAACATTGCCGGGTGTTTCATCAAACAACGAGTTAAGTGCGCAGTACAATGTACGAGGCGGAAACTTTGATGAAAACTTAGTGTATGTAAACGATATTGAAATATACCGCCCGTTTTTACCACGCAGCGGACAGCAGGAAGGTTTAAGTTTTATACATACCGAGTTGGTAAAAAACATAAAGTTTAGTGCAGGAGGTTTTGAAGCCAAGTATGGCGATAAAATGAGTTCCGTACTTGATATTAAATACAAGGACCCAAAGAAATTTGCTTCCTCTATTAATGTTGGTTTATTAGGTGCACAAACACATGTAGAAGGAGCCACTAAAAACTTACGTTTTACCTATTTATTAGGTGCCCGTTACTGGACCAATAAATACGTAGTTTCAACCTTAGATACCAAGGGCGATTACCAACCTTCATTTACCGATGTGCAAACCCTTTTAACCTATCATTTCAGGTCAAACTTAAGTTTAAGTGTATTAGGCAGCTATGCACAAAACAGATATTTTTTAGTGCCTAGCGACAGGCAAACAACCTTTGGTACCGTAAAACAAGCACTGCAGTTAAACGTATATTTTGGCGGAGCCGATTTAATGGAATACCGAACCGCTACAGGAGCTGCCAGTTTGGTATTTAACCCTACACGTAAAACACAACTTAAGTTAATAGGCTCTGTTTTTTATAGCAACGAAAATGAGTTTTTTACCATAGAGGGAGCTTACAGGTTAAGTGAATTAGAAACAGACCAGGGTAGTGGTAATTTTGGACGTGCTAAAAACTTGTTAGGGGTGGGCTATTTTATAAACAATGCGCGCAATACCATAGAAGCCAAAGTAATTAACATAGGCCACAGAGGTACCACCAATACCAAAAACAATAGCTTACAATGGGGAGCATTTGTACAAACCGAAAGCATTAACGATAAAATAAAAGAATGGAATTACCGCGATAGTGCAGGCTTTGCACAACCCACTCTGGTTGGTGACAGTGCCATTGTTTTACCCGATTATTTAAGAACCAGTTTGGCCTTAAACACATTTAGGTTAAATGGCTATATACAAAATACCACCTTGTTACAAAAATCAACCAACATGACTTTAACCTATGGTATCAGAAGCAATTGGTGGAGTTATAACAATGAGAATGTGGTGAGCCCGAGAGTACAGTTTGCCTTTGAACCCAACAGGCGTCACAACAAACAAATTTTAGACTCGAACAGCAATAGAAAATTACGCAAAAACTGGGTTATAAGAGCGGCTTACGGCTGGTACTACCAAACTCCATTTTACCGTGAGTTAAGAGGGTTTGATGGCGTGCTCAATAAAAACATTCAGGCACAACGCTCTATACATTATGTACTGGGAGCCGATATGAATTTTAAAGCATGGAACAGACCATTTAAATTTGTGGTGGAGGGTTATTACAAAGATTTATCCAACCTTATTCCATACGAAATAGACAATGTACGCATACGCTATTTTGCCGAAAATTCATCGCGTGGTTATGCCACAGGAATTGACTTTAGGGTAAACGGAGAGTTTGTACGAGGTACAGAAAGTTGGGCTAGTTTAAGTTTAATGAATACCCAGGAAATTATTAGCAATCAGGTTACCCCGCAAGGGCAAGCCGAAGCTGAAAGATATATACCGCGTTTAACCAATCAAATGTTTCAGTTTGCTATTTTGTTTCAGGATTATTTTCCTAATAATCCAAGCTATAAAGTTAATTTAATGTTGGTGTACGGTAGCGGTTTTCCTTTTGGTGTACCTGATAAAGACAGGTATAACGATATTAACGATATGCCTAGTTACCGCAGGGTTGATATAGGATTTACCAAGGATTTGATTTCCGAAGACAATAAAAACAAAAACAGTTTTTTAAAGCGTAAAATAAAATATGCTAACCTGGCTTTAGAAGTATTTAATATTTTAGGCGTGAACAATACCATTAGCTATACCTGGTTGCAAGACGCTACCGCACAGACCTGGGCGGTACCAAATTATTTAACCTCGCGCAGGTTAAATGTAAAGCTGCAATTAAGGTTTTAA
- a CDS encoding DUF1003 domain-containing protein: MAAFIKKQGYELNPDGYISHEAYNAMKKLQLQELLAKENGELNALQKDVLASFDDQDLMTTDVDENFDTSLTFGQKISDKIAAFGGSWKFIIIFFAIILLWMFVNAILLSKQAFDSYPFILLNLVLSCLAAIQAPIIMMSQNRQEERDRLRSKNDYKINLKAELEIRMLHEKIDFILNHQGQHLHELQRQQLEIMEEFAKLNERRAQ, encoded by the coding sequence ATGGCTGCATTTATAAAAAAACAAGGGTACGAATTAAACCCCGATGGATACATAAGCCATGAAGCATATAATGCCATGAAAAAGCTTCAGTTGCAGGAACTTTTAGCCAAAGAAAATGGGGAGCTCAATGCATTACAAAAAGATGTTTTAGCCAGCTTTGATGACCAGGATTTAATGACTACCGATGTAGATGAAAACTTTGATACCAGCTTAACATTCGGGCAAAAAATTTCTGATAAGATTGCAGCGTTTGGTGGCAGTTGGAAATTCATTATTATATTCTTTGCTATTATACTTTTATGGATGTTTGTTAACGCCATTTTATTAAGTAAACAAGCTTTCGATTCCTATCCTTTTATTTTATTAAACCTCGTTTTGTCGTGTTTGGCGGCTATTCAGGCTCCCATTATTATGATGAGCCAAAACAGGCAGGAAGAACGCGACAGGTTACGCTCAAAAAACGATTACAAAATAAATTTAAAAGCCGAATTAGAAATACGCATGCTCCATGAAAAAATTGATTTTATTTTAAACCATCAAGGGCAACATTTGCATGAACTACAAAGACAACAATTAGAAATAATGGAAGAGTTTGCTAAACTCAATGAAAGAAGAGCCCAATGA
- a CDS encoding carbohydrate porin encodes MNKIYIAICLIASFNKAMSQNNNDSINKKLSFHFQQTTVYQMQPGVSGNYFSDFSLSPKEEDAVSLTTTLFLGAKLWKGAEAYFNPELAGGSGLSAARGVAGFTNGETFRIGNPAPQPYIARAFVTQKIALGNSKIWQDDGMNKLASYQPEKYISITAGKFSLADYFDNNQYSHDPRTQFLNWSLMSTGAWDYAANTRGYTVGIVLQYVTPVWSVRYALAMVPEYANGPTLETDLLQYNSQVVEVEKKVKVRSQKGTLKLLLFNNQAHMGNYTQAIAPSTTMLTPDITATRNGARNKYGFSLNYEQALNNYMGLFSRVSWNDGLNETWAFTEIDQSISAGISINGSKWKRNEDVLGLAFVANGISTQHKDYLKAGGKGFMIGDGTLNYAPEMIVELFYNALLHEDHFWLSPDYQLVINPAYNQDRGPAHVFAIRFHAEF; translated from the coding sequence ATGAATAAAATATACATAGCAATATGCCTCATTGCTTCCTTCAACAAAGCAATGAGTCAAAACAATAATGACAGTATAAATAAGAAGTTAAGTTTTCATTTTCAGCAAACCACCGTTTACCAAATGCAGCCCGGTGTAAGTGGAAACTATTTTAGCGATTTTAGTTTAAGTCCCAAAGAAGAAGATGCTGTTTCATTAACCACCACCTTGTTTTTAGGAGCCAAATTATGGAAAGGAGCCGAAGCCTATTTTAACCCCGAATTAGCCGGTGGTAGCGGTTTGAGTGCAGCACGTGGCGTAGCCGGTTTTACCAATGGCGAAACATTTAGAATTGGAAACCCTGCTCCGCAACCATACATAGCAAGAGCATTTGTTACCCAAAAAATTGCATTAGGCAATAGCAAAATCTGGCAAGACGATGGCATGAATAAATTAGCTTCCTACCAGCCCGAAAAATACATTTCCATTACCGCAGGAAAGTTCAGTTTAGCCGATTATTTTGATAACAACCAATACTCACACGATCCACGCACACAGTTTTTAAATTGGTCGTTAATGAGTACCGGTGCATGGGATTATGCAGCCAATACCCGTGGATATACAGTAGGTATAGTACTGCAATATGTAACACCCGTTTGGAGTGTAAGGTATGCATTGGCTATGGTGCCAGAGTATGCTAATGGACCTACTTTAGAAACAGATTTGTTACAATACAACTCGCAAGTAGTAGAGGTAGAAAAAAAGGTAAAAGTAAGAAGCCAAAAAGGCACTTTAAAATTATTACTTTTCAATAATCAGGCCCACATGGGTAATTATACCCAGGCAATAGCTCCAAGTACCACTATGCTCACACCCGATATTACAGCTACCAGAAATGGTGCAAGAAACAAATACGGTTTTAGCTTAAATTATGAGCAGGCATTAAACAATTACATGGGTTTATTTAGCAGAGTAAGTTGGAACGATGGATTAAATGAAACCTGGGCTTTTACCGAAATAGACCAGAGCATAAGTGCAGGAATTTCCATTAACGGAAGTAAATGGAAACGCAATGAAGATGTGTTGGGGTTAGCCTTTGTAGCCAATGGTATTTCAACACAACACAAAGATTATTTAAAAGCGGGAGGCAAAGGATTTATGATAGGTGATGGTACGCTTAATTATGCACCCGAAATGATAGTAGAATTGTTTTACAATGCCTTGTTACACGAAGACCATTTTTGGTTAAGCCCCGATTACCAATTGGTAATAAACCCCGCTTATAACCAAGACCGCGGCCCCGCACATGTATTTGCCATCCGTTTCCATGCCGAGTTTTAA
- a CDS encoding phospholipase, whose amino-acid sequence MATTILFIHGWSVTNIDTYGDLPLRLQAEAQKNNIDIKVEEIFLGRYISFHDEVSLQDISRAFEYAINEKLSVKQERYVCITHSTGAPVLRDWWQRYNTDRIPPVSHLIMLAPANFGSALAILGKGKLSRIKAWFDDVEPGQKVLDWLELGSMQAWELNKKWIMSDGAQISNNGVFPFVVTGQSIDRKFYDNLNSYTGELGSDGVVRTSSTSLNSTYIKVTQDITVDAAKKYALSSELKIQEYKESPSAPLRVVKGKSHSGDEMGIMKSVKKGTDDVKSAETVNAIFDCIKVKNNDDYNKLVEKFKTETDVVQKDELIEEVKGIFKTTRTFIHNRYSQVIFRVTDSEGHPVTDFDLLLTAGNNNPNHLPAGFAADRQRNSNNPEMITYYFNYDVLKNGSQETNFKDKITKLGLQINPRPLEGFVRFVPCQITANDELLDKVFKPNSTTLIDIVLHRVVSNEVFRFEATNPQKNAMDFRKTDWKNKNIIK is encoded by the coding sequence ATGGCAACAACAATTCTATTTATTCATGGCTGGAGTGTAACCAATATAGACACTTATGGCGATTTACCATTAAGACTTCAGGCAGAAGCACAAAAAAACAATATAGATATTAAAGTAGAAGAGATATTTCTTGGCCGTTATATCAGCTTTCATGACGAAGTTAGTTTGCAGGATATTTCACGCGCATTTGAATATGCCATTAATGAAAAACTGAGTGTTAAGCAAGAACGATATGTATGTATTACCCACTCAACAGGAGCTCCTGTATTAAGAGACTGGTGGCAAAGATACAATACAGACCGTATTCCACCCGTAAGTCATCTTATTATGCTTGCTCCCGCTAATTTTGGTTCAGCTTTAGCCATATTAGGAAAAGGCAAGTTAAGCCGTATAAAAGCTTGGTTTGATGATGTAGAACCCGGACAAAAAGTATTAGATTGGTTGGAGCTGGGCAGCATGCAGGCATGGGAGCTTAATAAGAAATGGATTATGAGTGATGGTGCTCAAATAAGCAATAATGGCGTTTTCCCTTTTGTGGTAACAGGCCAATCAATAGATAGAAAGTTTTATGATAATTTGAACAGCTATACCGGTGAATTAGGATCAGATGGTGTGGTGCGTACATCAAGTACAAGCTTAAATTCAACCTACATAAAAGTAACACAAGACATAACCGTTGATGCAGCAAAAAAATATGCTTTGTCATCCGAATTAAAAATACAAGAATACAAAGAATCGCCCTCAGCACCTTTACGAGTAGTTAAAGGTAAATCACATTCAGGTGATGAAATGGGTATTATGAAAAGCGTAAAAAAAGGCACAGATGATGTGAAGAGCGCTGAAACAGTAAATGCCATTTTTGATTGTATAAAAGTGAAGAACAATGATGATTACAATAAGCTCGTTGAAAAATTTAAAACAGAAACAGATGTAGTACAAAAAGACGAACTGATAGAAGAAGTAAAAGGTATTTTCAAAACAACACGTACGTTTATTCATAACCGTTATTCACAGGTAATATTCAGAGTAACCGATTCAGAAGGACACCCCGTAACCGATTTTGATTTGCTTTTAACAGCAGGCAACAACAATCCAAATCATTTACCTGCAGGGTTTGCTGCCGACCGTCAGCGAAACAGTAATAACCCCGAAATGATTACCTATTATTTCAATTACGATGTATTGAAGAACGGTTCACAGGAAACAAATTTTAAAGATAAAATCACCAAGTTAGGATTACAAATTAACCCAAGGCCACTGGAAGGTTTTGTTCGTTTTGTGCCTTGCCAGATAACAGCCAATGATGAATTACTCGATAAGGTATTTAAGCCTAATAGTACAACACTCATAGATATAGTACTGCATAGAGTGGTGAGCAATGAAGTGTTCCGTTTTGAAGCAACCAATCCGCAAAAAAATGCAATGGATTTCAGAAAAACCGATTGGAAAAACAAGAATATCATTAAATAG
- a CDS encoding dihydrofolate reductase family protein encodes MRKIIAAINMTLDGFCNHDADGMIVDDEIHEHYNELLRNADVLLYGRKTYQLMESYWPTIVKEPTGNKATDDFAVLIDNIDKFVFSRTLERVDWKNSTLKREIIKEEILALKQQAGKNICAGSPSLIVALTELGLVDEYQLCIQPVILGKGLPLFKNITDSVSLKFLHTKTFDSGPVILYYETVK; translated from the coding sequence ATGAGAAAAATAATTGCAGCCATTAATATGACTCTGGACGGGTTTTGCAACCACGATGCCGATGGAATGATTGTAGATGATGAGATACATGAACATTATAATGAGCTACTCCGGAATGCTGATGTTCTTTTATACGGAAGGAAAACTTATCAATTAATGGAAAGTTATTGGCCAACGATAGTAAAGGAACCTACGGGTAACAAAGCTACGGATGACTTTGCGGTGCTTATAGACAATATTGATAAATTTGTTTTTTCGCGCACGCTTGAACGGGTTGACTGGAAAAACTCAACATTGAAAAGAGAAATTATTAAAGAGGAAATTTTAGCGCTTAAGCAACAGGCTGGTAAAAACATTTGTGCCGGCAGCCCGAGTTTAATAGTGGCTTTAACGGAACTGGGCTTAGTTGATGAATACCAGCTTTGCATACAGCCCGTTATTTTAGGTAAGGGCTTGCCATTATTTAAAAACATAACTGACAGTGTTAGCCTTAAGTTTTTACATACTAAAACATTTGATTCGGGACCGGTAATACTTTACTATGAAACGGTAAAATAA
- a CDS encoding 2-dehydro-3-deoxyphosphooctonate aldolase, translating to MNKILIIIGLTILVGCASKKNSATSSVGQGDTRTKPVEFINENTFLLTEISEDKSYGFDKLNPIKVGGEGGGPSNERKFLNALLGPNGEESKYFRAGSCCPFKTPNGLFDNMGLLDKYRVTWIGSKDTVTIFINMYDKGDLKIPVGLTAKKK from the coding sequence ATGAATAAAATATTAATAATTATTGGATTAACTATCTTGGTTGGATGTGCTTCGAAAAAGAACTCAGCTACTTCCTCCGTTGGGCAAGGAGACACCAGAACCAAGCCAGTAGAGTTTATAAATGAGAATACATTTTTACTGACTGAAATAAGTGAGGATAAATCTTATGGGTTCGATAAATTAAATCCAATTAAAGTAGGTGGTGAAGGTGGTGGGCCTAGCAATGAAAGGAAGTTTTTAAATGCTTTATTGGGACCCAATGGCGAGGAATCAAAATACTTTAGAGCCGGAAGTTGTTGTCCGTTTAAAACACCTAATGGACTTTTTGATAATATGGGCTTGTTAGATAAATATAGAGTAACTTGGATAGGCTCTAAAGACACTGTTACTATTTTTATAAATATGTATGATAAGGGTGACCTAAAGATACCTGTTGGATTAACAGCTAAGAAGAAGTAA
- a CDS encoding cupin domain-containing protein, whose protein sequence is MDKINIAEKLALFTDYWNPRIVAELNGQHVKLVKFKGEFVWHQHEQEDEMFLVVKGSFVMEFRNKKVTLNENEFLVVPRGVEHRPVAKEEVSVLLFEPNTTLNTGNTKGELTKESLDRI, encoded by the coding sequence ATGGATAAAATTAATATTGCCGAAAAGCTGGCTTTGTTTACTGATTACTGGAACCCGCGTATTGTGGCGGAGTTGAACGGGCAACATGTGAAGCTGGTTAAGTTTAAAGGTGAATTTGTATGGCACCAACATGAGCAGGAGGATGAAATGTTTTTGGTGGTTAAAGGCAGCTTTGTGATGGAGTTTCGTAATAAGAAAGTTACGCTTAACGAAAATGAATTTTTGGTAGTGCCCAGAGGTGTGGAGCACCGGCCTGTAGCGAAGGAGGAAGTTTCTGTTTTATTGTTTGAACCGAATACTACTTTAAATACGGGCAATACAAAAGGTGAGTTGACGAAGGAGAGTTTGGATAGAATATAG
- a CDS encoding thioredoxin domain-containing protein, producing MIRTYLFIVLSILLGACSNGQNNTSLTATAFSEKIKQSNQAIIVDVRTPGEYAEGHIANAHNIDYNGADFDKQIAALDTSKEYMVYCLSGGRSSSAANKMRKAGFTKVYELQGGMMKWRAAKLPEVSTTPQINTSGLTKQQFEQLLNTNKIVLVDFYADWCAPCRKIKPYIEEIAKEMKDKVEVITINADDNKALLDQLQIDELPTLQIYRNKKATWTNIGLTTKEEIVKALNK from the coding sequence ATGATCAGAACATATTTATTCATAGTACTCAGCATTTTATTAGGTGCTTGCTCAAACGGACAAAACAATACATCGCTAACCGCTACTGCATTCAGCGAGAAAATAAAACAATCAAACCAAGCCATTATAGTAGATGTAAGAACCCCGGGCGAATATGCCGAAGGCCATATTGCTAATGCCCATAATATAGATTACAACGGAGCCGATTTTGATAAGCAAATAGCTGCACTTGATACAAGCAAAGAATACATGGTATATTGTTTAAGTGGAGGCAGAAGCTCATCAGCAGCCAATAAAATGCGTAAGGCAGGTTTTACCAAAGTATATGAGTTGCAAGGAGGCATGATGAAATGGAGAGCCGCTAAGCTGCCCGAAGTAAGCACCACTCCCCAGATAAACACAAGCGGTTTAACCAAACAACAATTTGAGCAATTACTCAATACCAATAAAATAGTATTGGTCGATTTTTACGCAGACTGGTGTGCACCATGCAGAAAAATAAAACCATATATAGAAGAAATTGCCAAAGAAATGAAAGACAAAGTAGAGGTAATTACAATCAATGCAGACGACAATAAAGCCTTGTTAGACCAATTGCAAATAGACGAATTACCTACCTTACAAATATACCGCAACAAAAAAGCAACCTGGACCAATATAGGTTTAACTACGAAAGAAGAAATAGTAAAAGCTTTAAATAAATAA
- a CDS encoding diphthine--ammonia ligase, with protein sequence MEKIKAIFCWSGGKDSAMALYTILQENKYEVKYLLTTINGQNHRIAMHGVKEALLDAQAQAIGIPQLKVYTYEATNDAYEKAMEQTLLQAKAEGIQHVIFGDIFLEDLRTYRENNLAKVQMQAVFPLWKQDTTYLVNKFIDTGFKTITCCINDACLTAEHVGQLITHDYINQLPVGVDPCGENGEFHTFCFDGPIFNQAIPIEAEQKIYMPLTLPVNTDNDVCNTEIKTKGFWYNELSLIDPSNTQYKKCPHCFTYFKCKVDDISQCQCSTVKLNANQLNYIASKYTDCLCANCMQQLAAEAN encoded by the coding sequence ATGGAAAAAATAAAAGCCATATTTTGTTGGAGCGGGGGTAAAGATAGCGCTATGGCTTTGTATACCATTTTGCAGGAAAACAAATACGAAGTAAAGTATTTGCTAACCACCATAAACGGACAAAACCACCGCATAGCTATGCATGGCGTAAAAGAAGCTTTGCTTGATGCGCAGGCACAAGCCATAGGTATACCACAATTAAAAGTATACACATACGAAGCCACCAACGATGCCTATGAAAAAGCCATGGAACAAACCCTACTGCAAGCAAAAGCCGAAGGCATACAGCATGTTATTTTTGGCGATATATTTTTAGAAGACCTGCGTACCTATCGCGAAAACAATTTAGCCAAAGTACAAATGCAAGCCGTGTTTCCCTTATGGAAACAAGACACCACATACCTTGTCAATAAATTTATAGATACCGGTTTTAAAACAATTACCTGTTGCATTAACGATGCCTGTTTAACAGCCGAACATGTAGGTCAGCTAATTACCCACGACTACATCAATCAACTACCTGTCGGAGTTGACCCTTGCGGTGAAAATGGCGAATTCCATACCTTTTGTTTTGATGGCCCCATATTTAACCAAGCCATTCCTATAGAAGCAGAACAAAAAATATACATGCCATTAACCCTTCCTGTCAATACCGATAACGATGTTTGCAATACAGAAATAAAAACCAAAGGATTTTGGTACAACGAATTAAGTTTAATAGACCCAAGCAATACCCAATACAAAAAGTGTCCCCATTGCTTCACCTATTTTAAATGTAAGGTTGATGATATAAGCCAATGCCAGTGCAGTACCGTAAAGCTAAATGCCAAC